Proteins from one Ananas comosus cultivar F153 linkage group 5, ASM154086v1, whole genome shotgun sequence genomic window:
- the LOC109710854 gene encoding probable E3 ubiquitin-protein ligase LOG2 gives MGNTGSTGGGGGGNGRRRNSSHHHHNHHQAPPPFGPAPPPPPAQQPPQEVAPNRYVFAAATPYPPQYPNPNPPQYYQYAGYYPPPPPVMPVPLPAPYDHHHHRGGGGGGGGPNVEYPAHHPGWAGPGRYPCGPPPPMPAPYVEHQKAVTIRNDVNLKKETLRVEPDEQNPGRFLVSFTFDATVSGSITLFFFAKEGFDCNFTAMKDNLLQPVTVSFKEGLGQKFRQPSGTGIDFSLFEDSDLMKEGEMDVYPLAVKAEASSYNTQGSDGENQKIGSPNSQITQAVFEKKDNGDYQVRVVKQILWVNGTRYELQEIYGIGNSVDGDNDGNDPGKECVICLSEPRDTTVLPCRHMCMCSECAKVLRFQTNRCPICRQPVERLLEIKVNNKAEESQEV, from the exons ATGGGGAACACGGGGAGcacgggcggcggcggcggcgggaacGGTCGCCGTAGGAATTCgagccaccaccaccacaaccaCCATCAGGCGCCGCCGCCGTTCGGCCccgcgcccccgccgccgcccgcgcAGCAGCCGCCGCAGGAGGTCGCGCCCAACCGCTACGTGTTCGCCGCGGCCACGCCGTACCCGCCCCAATACCCTAATCCTAACCCGCCTCAGTACTACCAATACGCCGGATACTACCCTCCGCCGCCCCCGGTCATGCCAGTGCCCCTGCCGGCGCCCTAtgatcaccaccaccaccgcggcggcggcggcggaggcggcgggccAAATGTGGAGTACCCGGCCCACCACCCGGGATGGGCCGGGCCAGGGAGGTACCCATGCGGCCCACCGCCGCCCATGCCGGCTCCTTATGTGGAGCATCAGAAGGCGGTAACGATAAGGAACGACGTGAATCTGAAGAAGGAGACTCTGAGGGTTGAACCTGATGAGCAGAATCCGGGACGGTTTCTTGTTTCTTTCACTTTCGATGCCACAGTATCTGGGAG TatcactcttttcttctttgcaAAGGAAGGATTTGACTGCAATTTCACTGCAATGAAAGACAATTTGCTTCAACCGGTCACAGTGTCCTTCAAGGAAGGCCTTGGCCAAAAATTCAGGCAACCATCTGGAACTGGAATTGATTTCTCTTTATTTGAAGATTCAGACTTAATGAAAGAGGGAGAAATGGACGTGTACCCACTTGCAGTAAAAGCAGAAGCTTCTTCATATAACACTCAAGGTTCAGATGGTGAAAACCAGAAGATTGGATCTCCCAACTCGCAGATCACCCAGGCcgtgtttgaaaaaaaagacaatGGTGATTATCAAGTAAGAGTGGTTAAGCAGATTCTTTGGGTGAATGGAACTAGGTATGAGTTGCAGGAGATATACGGAATAGGGAATTCTGTCGATGGTGACAATGATGGAAATGATCCTGGGAAAGAATGTGTGATTTGTCTTTCTGAACCGAGAGATACTACCGTACTCCCATGCAGACATATG TGTATGTGCAGTGAATGCGCCAAGGTCTTGAGGTTCCAAACCAACCGATGCCCGATATGCCGCCAGCCAGTGGAGCGACTCTTGGAGATTAAGGTCAACAACAAAGCCGAGGAGAGTCAAGAGGTTTAG